AGCGGAGTTCCGTCGGGGCGTTGCGCCCTCCCGCGGGAGAAGAGGGCGGTCCACCGGATGTGCGGGACGATCTTGTGGGCGTGCCCGATCACGGCCAGGCCCAGCCAGGTCGCCAGCGCGGCGATCTCGGCGGCGACGACCGTCGGACGGTCGGCGGCATCCAGCGGTGCGAGACCGCCCACCACGGCGAGGACGGCCCCCAGGACGAGGGCGGCGGTGCTGGAGATCACGTAGGCGTGGAGGAGCCCGAGACCCCTGGTCCGGTCGCCGATGACGCCGACGAGCGACACGCAGTGCGCCCCGAGCCCCACGCCGGTGAGCACCCCTCCGAGGGTGGCCACCACGGGCCACGCGAAGAGGAGCCCGAGGCTCAGGACGGGCGCCCCCATGGCGACACCGGCCACGGCGACGTCGTCGCTGCGCCGGTGCCGCCGCTCGGCGACGAGGAACGTCGGCCACAGCTTCTCGGCGATCACGACGTAGGTCAGCCCCATCCAGCCCAGCAGGCCGAGGTGGGCGTGGGCCATCACGCGGTTGGCGAGAAGGGGGAACCAGCCGTGCTCCCGGTCGAAGGCGTAGACGATGCCGAACGCGGCGGTGACGACGAGCAGGGCGACCGCGCAGCGGAGGCCGGCGATGGGCACACCGCCACCCCGCACCGCCAGGGGGCCCGAGAGGTTCCAGGCTGCCAGGAGGATTCCCAGGACCACGCCCGTTCCGCCGACGCGGATCGTCCACGACGGGCCGTGCGCGAAGCCGCCCGCGAGAACGGCGACCGAGGGTATGAGCACGAGGGCCGTCACCCGCGCGGCGGCGACGGAGCGGAGGCGCCGCCCGGCGACAGCGGGGCCGAACTGGTGCAGGGCGCCGAGCACGGCCACCGTGAGGAAGGCGAGCATGACCGTGTGGGTCGCCGACAGCACTCCCGGATGACCCGGCCACACGACGACCCGGTCGGCGGCCAGTGCCACAGCCACGCCGGCCGCGACGAGCCCGCCTCCCGCGGCGGCCAGGAAGGTGAGCGGTACGTCGGGCGGAGGGGTCGGCGGGCCCTCGCCGGGGCCACGTGCCGACAGCGAGACAGGGACGCCCCGAGCGACGCTCACGGGCCGATGGCGAGGATCCGGCGTCGTGCCCGGTGGTGGTCGAGGTTGCGACGGACCTCGTCGAGGTCCCGCCCGAGTGACACGTGGGCGAGCAGCTCCAGAAGCGCGTCGTCGGTGATGTCGTCACCGTCGATCTCACGCAGGGTCCCCGAGACCTGAGCCAGGCGGTGACCACCCTTGCCCGTGATCTCGTGCACCGTGGCGCTCACGCGCTCACCGTTCGGGACGTTCTCCAGGCCGTTGTCCCCGAAGCAGTAGATCGTGTCGTCGTCGGAGGCGTACCGGACCGGAACCGGCTCCCGGAGACCGGGGGCGTCGATCCAGACGGTGTGGTGACTTCCGACGGCTCGGGGGAGTCCCATGGCTGCTCCTGTGTCTCGTGGGGCTTCGGTGAGGATATTTCAGACGCCGATCGGGAATACCCCTCGGAGGGAAGGTCTACCCGAGGGGCGGACGGCGGTTCCCCGGGGGACCAAGGTCCCTGTCGGGGCCCGGACGATGAGCACAGGATGGGGGCATGGAACGGCTGAGCGCGATGGACGCCGCGTTCGTCTCCGGTGAGACGGCGGCGTGGCACATGCACGCCGGTGCCCTGATCATCCTCGACCCCGGCGACGCCCCCGAGGGCTTCGGTGTCGAGTCGTTCCGGGCCCTGTTGCGGGCGCGCACCCCTGCCTTGGGGGTCTTTCGTCGTCGGATCCTCGAGGTCCCGTTCGGCCTCGACGTCCCCATCTGGGTGACCGACCCCACCGTCGACATCGAGGCGCACGTGCGCGCCGTCGGAGTGCCGGCCCCGGGTGGCTCCCGTGAGCTCGGGCGCCTGGTCGGTGAGCTCTTCTCGAGCAAGCTCGACCGCAGCCGGCCGCTCTGGGAGATCTGGTTCATCGAGGGCCTGCCCGACGGGCGTGTCGCGCTCCTGGCCAAGGTCCACCACTCTCTCGTCGACGGCGTGGGTGGCGCACGGCTCTACGAGGTCCTCTTCGACCTGGAGCCCGACGCTCCCCTCCAGCTCTCCACGCCGGTCGCCGACTCCGACGACGACGCCCCGCCGAGCGACCTCGAACTCGTGGCCGGCGCCCTCTGGCGCCTCGCCGGAACACCCGTGCGGGCCGCCAAGACGACCTGGCGCCTGGCCCACACGCTGCTGCCGTTGCTGCGCTCGCGCTACGGCGACGACGACACGAACCCGCCGCTGCCGTTCCAGGCCCCGCGGACGTCTCTCAACCACGCCATCACAGCGCGGCGTGAGCTCGCCTACACCGACGTCTCCCTGGCCGACGTCAAAGCCGTGAAGAACGCACTCAACGTCACGGTCAACGACGTCGTCCTGGCCGGTTGCGCGGGAGGGCTCCGACGCTACCTCACCGCCCGGGACGAGCTCCCCGACGCACCGCTCGTCGCGCAGGTACCGGTCGCCGTGCAGCCTGTCGAGGGGGAGGAGGCCGCCGTGGGGAACCACGTGGCGGTCATGGGAGCCTCCCTCCCGACGAACCTCGGCGATCCGATCGAGAGGGTCCACGAGGTGGCAGCTTCGACCCGCAGCGCCAAGCGGCTCCAGCGCGACCTCGGTGACGACGTCATCATGCGCCTCGCAGAGTCCACACCGCCCGGGCTGCTGGCCGCGGGCGTGCGCAGCTATGCACGACTGCGGCTGACCGAGTTCCACCCACCGGTGTTCAACCTGATCGTCTCCAACGTCCGCGGTCCCGACCTCCCGCTCTACACGGCGGGCGCCCGCCTGGAGGCCACGTACCCGATGGGGCCGCTGCTCGACGGCGGGGGTCTGAACCTCACGGTCATGAGCTCCGCCGAGTCGCTGCACCTCGGCTTCCTGGTCTGCCCCGACGTGGTCGCGGACCCGTGGGAGCTGACAAGCCACACGGAGGCGGCGTTCGAGGAGCTGCGGGACGCTGTGCCCGTGCAGTCGGTGACGGCGTGAAGCGGGAGACGGGTGCGATGACCGACGATCGACTGGAAGGCTTGACGCGTGCGGAGTGCCTCGAGTTCCTGGGGCAGTCGACGCTCGGCCGCGTGGCCGTCACCATCGGAGCCGTCCCTGCCGTACTGCCCGTCAACTACGCGATGCTCGACGGCGATGTGGTCTTCCGGAGCGCTCCGGGAACCAAGCTCAGTGCCGCGGTTCTCGGAACCGTCGTCGCGTTCGAGGTCGACGAGGCAGAGTGCGTCGACCACTCGGGCTGGAGCGTCCTCGTCGTCGGCCATGCCCGGGAGATCCGGGAAGGCCCCGAGCTCGACGCGGCCCGTGCCCTCCCGCTCCAGGCATGGGCGGGCGGCGACCGCGACCACTTCGTGCGTATCGACTCGAAACAGGTGACGGGGCGCCGCCTCGGGTCGGGCTGACCCTCACCCGACGGGCACCTCCCACGTCAGCTCTGTTCCCCCGTCGGTTCGCTCCCGTACGTCGAGGCGGCCGCCGTGGGCCTCTGCCCGCTGGCGAAGGTTGTTCAACCCGTGGCCGCGGCCCTCGGGCGGCCCCGGGCCGCTCGGGCCGCACCCGTCGTCGCGTACCACGAGCTCGATCACGTCGTCCGCGCGGAGGGCGACCTCCACCCGGGTCGCATCGGCGTGGCGGGCGACGTTGGCCAACGCCTCGCGCAGTGTCGCCACGAGGTCGTCCGCGACGGCATCGGGTGTCACGACGTCGACAGGGCCGTCGAAGCTCACCTGTGGGCGTGTCCGGAGCCCGGGGGTCATCTCATCGACGACACGCAGCATCTCGCTGCGTACCTGGCGGCCCGGGAGGGCCTCGGTCTCGAGACCGAAGATCGTCGTCCTGATCTCGCGGACGGTGTTGTCGAGGCGGTCGACCGACTCGTCGACGCGGGCGCGCGCCGCGGGATCATCGATAGCGCGCGACGCCGCCTGAAGGGCCATACCGATGGCGAAGAGCTGCTGGATAACCGTGTCGTGGAGATCACGGGCGATGCGCTCCCGCTCCGAGAGCACGGCGATGTTCTGGACGCGCGTGTGGAGGCGGGCGTTCTCGACGGCGATGGCGGCCGCCGCAGCGAGGGTGACGGCGAGGTTCTCGTCCTCCGCGCTGAAGCTGCTGCCGTCTTCCTTGTCGCAGAGATAGAGGTTTCCGTAGGCCTCACCGCGCACGACGATCGGGACGCCGAGGAACGACGTCATCGGGGGGTGAGCCGGCGGGAAGCCGACCGACTCCGGGTGGTCCTGGAGGCGCTCGAGGCGGAGAGGGAGGGGTTCGCGCACGAGAAGGCCGAGGATCCCGAGGCCCTCGGGTGTGTGCCCGATCGCGGCCACCTCGTCCTCGTCGAGGCCGATGGGGACGAACTCGCTGAGAACGCCGTCGTCGCCGAGGACCCCGAGCGCGCAGTAGCGCGCGCCCAGGAGCGAGCGGGCGGATTCGGCGATTCGACGGAGGACGGTCGGGAGCTCGAGGTCGCCGGCGACGCTGAGAACGGCCGAGAGGAGTTCGTCGAGTCGTGGGTCGCCGATGACGCGTGGCGGTCTCATCCCCGTCGAGTCTAGGAAGCCGAGTCGGGGAACGAGGAGCGGTCCGATACGGTGAAGGGCGCCCTCCGGCCGACGTGGCCGCAGGGCAAAGGGTGGGTGTCACATGGCCGACCACGACGCGAGCGTACGGGTGTTCCTCCTCGACGACCACGAGGTCGTGCGGCGCGGGCTCCAGGAGCTTCTCGAGGCCGACGGCGACGTCGAGGTCGTGGGGCAGGCGTCCACGGCGGCCGAGGCCCTGTCGCGCATCCCGCCGACGCGCCCGGATGTGGCGGTCCTCGATGTACGGCTTCCCGACGGCAACGGTGTCGACGTGTGCCGGGAGATCCGGTCGTCACACCCGCAGGTGCAGTGCCTGATCCTCACGTCGTTCTCCGACGACGAGGCCCTGTTCCAGGCGATCATGGCGGGCGCCGCCGGCTACATGCTCAAACAGGTACGCGGCTCGGACCTCATCGATGCCGTCCGGCGGGTGGCGTCGGGACAGTCCCTCCTGGACCCGGCGGTGACGGCGCGCGTGCTCGAGCGATTGCGCAAGCCCCCCGAGCAGGACGAGCGCCTCTCCGGGCTCACCGACCAGGAGCGCACCGTCCTCTCCCTCATTGCCGAGGGCCTCACCAACCGCCAGATCGGCGAGAGGATGCACCTCGCCGAGAAGACGGTCAAGAACTACGTGTCCAACCTCCTGTCGAAGATGGGCTTCGAGCGCCGTACCCAGGCAGCGGTCTACGCGGCCCGTCTCGAACCCGACG
This Acidimicrobiia bacterium DNA region includes the following protein-coding sequences:
- a CDS encoding response regulator transcription factor; protein product: MADHDASVRVFLLDDHEVVRRGLQELLEADGDVEVVGQASTAAEALSRIPPTRPDVAVLDVRLPDGNGVDVCREIRSSHPQVQCLILTSFSDDEALFQAIMAGAAGYMLKQVRGSDLIDAVRRVASGQSLLDPAVTARVLERLRKPPEQDERLSGLTDQERTVLSLIAEGLTNRQIGERMHLAEKTVKNYVSNLLSKMGFERRTQAAVYAARLEPDADAGAGADPAR
- a CDS encoding pyridoxamine 5'-phosphate oxidase family protein; this translates as MTDDRLEGLTRAECLEFLGQSTLGRVAVTIGAVPAVLPVNYAMLDGDVVFRSAPGTKLSAAVLGTVVAFEVDEAECVDHSGWSVLVVGHAREIREGPELDAARALPLQAWAGGDRDHFVRIDSKQVTGRRLGSG
- a CDS encoding wax ester/triacylglycerol synthase family O-acyltransferase, with the translated sequence MERLSAMDAAFVSGETAAWHMHAGALIILDPGDAPEGFGVESFRALLRARTPALGVFRRRILEVPFGLDVPIWVTDPTVDIEAHVRAVGVPAPGGSRELGRLVGELFSSKLDRSRPLWEIWFIEGLPDGRVALLAKVHHSLVDGVGGARLYEVLFDLEPDAPLQLSTPVADSDDDAPPSDLELVAGALWRLAGTPVRAAKTTWRLAHTLLPLLRSRYGDDDTNPPLPFQAPRTSLNHAITARRELAYTDVSLADVKAVKNALNVTVNDVVLAGCAGGLRRYLTARDELPDAPLVAQVPVAVQPVEGEEAAVGNHVAVMGASLPTNLGDPIERVHEVAASTRSAKRLQRDLGDDVIMRLAESTPPGLLAAGVRSYARLRLTEFHPPVFNLIVSNVRGPDLPLYTAGARLEATYPMGPLLDGGGLNLTVMSSAESLHLGFLVCPDVVADPWELTSHTEAAFEELRDAVPVQSVTA
- a CDS encoding GAF domain-containing protein, whose protein sequence is MRPPRVIGDPRLDELLSAVLSVAGDLELPTVLRRIAESARSLLGARYCALGVLGDDGVLSEFVPIGLDEDEVAAIGHTPEGLGILGLLVREPLPLRLERLQDHPESVGFPPAHPPMTSFLGVPIVVRGEAYGNLYLCDKEDGSSFSAEDENLAVTLAAAAAIAVENARLHTRVQNIAVLSERERIARDLHDTVIQQLFAIGMALQAASRAIDDPAARARVDESVDRLDNTVREIRTTIFGLETEALPGRQVRSEMLRVVDEMTPGLRTRPQVSFDGPVDVVTPDAVADDLVATLREALANVARHADATRVEVALRADDVIELVVRDDGCGPSGPGPPEGRGHGLNNLRQRAEAHGGRLDVRERTDGGTELTWEVPVG